In Zunongwangia profunda SM-A87, the following proteins share a genomic window:
- a CDS encoding 3-keto-disaccharide hydrolase has product MYLRIFSFALLVLIFSCKESSEKQKPGKALFNGQDLSGWTQMGGEANYAVEDGIIVGKTVSDTPNSFLTTDKMYDDFILELDYKVDSSMNSGIQIRSNSIASYQNGRVHGYQIEIDPSERAWSAGIYDEGRRGWLVDLDNNSKAQKAFKQGEWNHYRIEAIGDTIKTWINGVPASFLIDDKTASGFIALQVHSIAKDDKPGKTIMWKDIRIQTDSLEHYSQKMQIAPVTTKNTLTTSEEKDGWKMLWDGKTTEGWRGARLEDFPQQGWEIKNGILTVLASGGAESAAGGDIVTEELYGDFELKADFKITEGANSGIKYYVDTDINRGPGSSIGLEYQILDDDKHPDAKLGNHEGSRTVASLYDLIKADHDKPIHPVGAWNTARIISKNNHVEHWLNGTKVLEYERGSEDFRKLVSESKYAKWDRFGEFEEGRILLQDHGNRVSFKNIKIKTL; this is encoded by the coding sequence ATGTATTTACGCATTTTTTCTTTCGCTTTATTAGTATTAATTTTTTCCTGTAAGGAATCTTCAGAAAAACAAAAACCAGGTAAGGCCTTATTTAACGGTCAGGATCTTTCGGGGTGGACCCAGATGGGTGGGGAAGCTAACTATGCAGTAGAAGATGGCATAATTGTAGGGAAGACCGTTAGCGATACGCCCAATTCCTTTTTAACTACCGATAAAATGTATGATGATTTTATCTTAGAACTGGATTATAAAGTGGATTCCAGTATGAATTCGGGAATACAGATTAGAAGTAACAGTATTGCTTCTTATCAAAATGGTAGGGTACATGGTTACCAAATTGAGATCGATCCTTCAGAAAGGGCATGGAGTGCAGGTATTTATGATGAAGGTAGGAGAGGCTGGCTAGTCGATTTGGATAATAATTCTAAAGCACAAAAAGCTTTTAAACAAGGGGAGTGGAACCATTATCGTATAGAAGCCATAGGCGATACCATAAAAACCTGGATCAATGGAGTTCCTGCCAGCTTTTTGATAGATGATAAAACAGCAAGCGGATTTATAGCCCTGCAGGTACATAGCATAGCTAAAGATGATAAGCCTGGAAAAACGATCATGTGGAAGGATATCCGTATTCAAACCGATAGCCTGGAGCACTATTCCCAAAAAATGCAAATCGCTCCTGTGACCACTAAAAATACCTTAACCACATCAGAGGAAAAAGACGGCTGGAAAATGCTTTGGGATGGTAAAACCACCGAAGGTTGGCGAGGTGCACGTTTAGAGGACTTCCCACAACAAGGTTGGGAGATCAAAAACGGGATATTAACTGTACTGGCCAGTGGTGGAGCCGAATCGGCAGCCGGTGGTGATATTGTTACCGAGGAATTATATGGAGATTTCGAGCTTAAAGCAGATTTTAAAATTACCGAAGGAGCCAATAGCGGGATTAAATATTATGTAGATACAGATATTAATAGAGGCCCGGGTTCTTCTATAGGTCTGGAATACCAGATTTTAGACGATGATAAACATCCAGATGCCAAATTGGGCAATCATGAAGGTAGCCGTACCGTAGCCTCTCTTTATGACCTTATCAAGGCTGATCACGATAAACCCATTCATCCGGTTGGAGCGTGGAACACCGCAAGGATCATATCTAAAAACAATCATGTAGAACACTGGTTAAACGGCACCAAAGTATTGGAGTATGAGCGGGGCAGCGAAGATTTCAGGAAATTGGTTTCGGAAAGTAAATATGCCAAATGGGATCGTTTTGGAGAATTTGAAGAAGGTCGCATTTTACTGCAGGACCATGGTAACCGGGTATCTTTTAAGAATATTAAAATAAAAACATTATAG
- the xylA gene encoding xylose isomerase: MSNYFKNIDTIKFEGKESDNPLAFKYYDENKVVAGKTLKEHLRFAVAYWHTFNNKGGDPFGAETEIFEWDKKDDPVARAKDKMDAAFEFMTKLGVPYYCFHDVDIVDEAPTLGEFEKRIHSMTEYAKQKQEESGLKLLWGTSNLFSNPRYMNGAATNPNFDVVAYAGAQAKIALDATIALGGENYVFWGGREGYMSLLNTDMKREQEHLATFLGMCRDYARKQGFKGNFFLEPKPMEPTKHQYDYDAATCLGFINKYGLKDDFKLNIEVNHATLAGHTFEHELQTAIDAGMLGSIDANRGDYQNGWDTDQFPIDLFEVTQAMMIILEGGGLQGGGINFDAKVRRNSTDLEDKFIAHISGMDVFARGLITADHILKNTKYAGLKKDRYASFDSGSGKDFEAGKLTLEQLSKLGNANGEPSKISGRQELYEQIIANAY; this comes from the coding sequence ATGAGTAATTATTTTAAGAATATCGACACCATAAAGTTTGAAGGTAAAGAGAGTGATAACCCTTTAGCTTTTAAATATTATGACGAAAATAAGGTGGTAGCCGGTAAAACTTTAAAAGAGCATTTAAGATTTGCCGTAGCCTACTGGCATACGTTCAATAATAAAGGAGGAGATCCTTTTGGAGCTGAAACCGAAATTTTTGAATGGGATAAAAAAGATGATCCCGTAGCCCGGGCAAAGGATAAAATGGATGCTGCCTTTGAATTTATGACGAAGCTTGGTGTACCTTATTACTGTTTTCATGATGTGGATATTGTAGACGAAGCTCCAACTTTAGGAGAGTTCGAGAAAAGAATTCATTCAATGACTGAATATGCGAAACAAAAGCAGGAAGAAAGCGGATTAAAATTACTTTGGGGTACTTCTAACTTGTTCAGTAATCCAAGATATATGAATGGTGCCGCAACAAATCCTAATTTTGATGTGGTAGCTTATGCAGGGGCACAGGCTAAGATAGCATTAGATGCGACTATCGCTTTAGGTGGTGAAAATTATGTTTTTTGGGGTGGTCGTGAAGGTTATATGAGCCTCCTGAATACCGATATGAAAAGAGAGCAGGAGCATTTGGCGACTTTCTTGGGAATGTGTAGGGATTATGCCAGAAAACAAGGATTTAAAGGGAACTTCTTTTTAGAACCAAAACCTATGGAGCCAACAAAACATCAATACGACTATGATGCAGCAACTTGTTTAGGTTTTATAAATAAATATGGTCTTAAAGACGATTTTAAACTGAATATTGAAGTAAACCACGCCACACTTGCAGGCCATACTTTTGAGCATGAATTACAAACGGCTATCGATGCAGGTATGTTGGGAAGTATCGATGCTAACCGTGGTGATTATCAAAACGGATGGGATACCGATCAGTTCCCAATCGATCTTTTTGAAGTAACACAGGCTATGATGATTATTCTTGAAGGTGGAGGTTTACAAGGTGGAGGAATAAACTTTGATGCAAAAGTAAGAAGAAACTCTACCGATTTAGAAGATAAATTTATTGCGCATATCTCTGGAATGGATGTTTTTGCAAGAGGTTTAATTACTGCAGATCATATTCTTAAAAACACAAAATATGCTGGCTTGAAAAAAGATCGTTATGCTTCTTTTGATAGTGGTAGCGGTAAAGATTTTGAAGCAGGAAAACTTACTTTAGAGCAATTAAGTAAGTTAGGGAATGCTAATGGAGAGCCAAGCAAAATAAGTGGCAGACAAGAACTTTATGAGCAAATAATTGCTAATGCTTATTAA
- a CDS encoding xylulokinase translates to MYFLGIDLGSSSVKLSIFDADSQQSIAAVGEPKSEMAMEALQPGWAEQDPNQWWENVKIALQRLQSEYQIDLTQIKAIGIAYQMHGLVLTDSHLNPVRPSIIWCDSRAAAIGDKAFEEIGEEQCHDMILGSPGNFTASKLKWVKENEPEIYKKAAYMMLPGDYIAARFSEKPQISKGGLSEGMLWHFKENRLAKEILEYYGISEELIPEVVSNFGDQALVSSKVAKELGLSEDVKITYRAGDQPNNAMSLNVLSPGEIATTAGTSAVIYSVSENHAFDKDNRINTFLHVNNQENENRNGVMVCINGSGILYQWLRNILSSGRDHIVDYEYLNEVAAQSKPGSEGLLFHPFGNGVERIFQNKEVLSGISNLNFNIHKTSHLVRAACEGIVFAMNYGFEIMQEVGASGKTVRAGKDNLFLSPVFQEIFVNTTNTTLQLYKTNGADGAARGAAYGYGHYKTLKEAFDSLECLQTITPQPALVEAYKTIYNNWKKAIKF, encoded by the coding sequence ATGTATTTTTTAGGAATAGATCTGGGAAGTAGCTCAGTAAAATTATCGATTTTCGATGCTGATTCTCAACAAAGCATTGCAGCTGTTGGAGAACCAAAATCTGAAATGGCAATGGAAGCCTTACAGCCAGGTTGGGCAGAACAGGACCCGAATCAATGGTGGGAAAACGTTAAAATAGCGCTACAACGTTTACAATCTGAATATCAAATTGATTTAACCCAAATAAAAGCTATTGGTATTGCTTACCAGATGCATGGTTTGGTATTAACCGATAGTCATTTAAATCCTGTACGGCCTTCAATAATTTGGTGTGATAGCCGTGCTGCTGCCATCGGAGATAAGGCTTTTGAGGAAATAGGAGAAGAGCAATGTCATGATATGATTTTAGGAAGTCCGGGTAATTTTACGGCTTCAAAATTAAAATGGGTAAAAGAAAATGAGCCAGAAATTTATAAGAAAGCGGCTTATATGATGTTACCTGGTGATTATATCGCTGCCAGATTTAGTGAAAAACCGCAAATTAGTAAAGGAGGCTTATCTGAAGGGATGCTTTGGCATTTTAAAGAAAACAGACTGGCAAAAGAGATTCTTGAGTATTATGGGATTTCAGAAGAATTGATTCCTGAAGTGGTTTCTAACTTTGGAGATCAGGCTTTAGTTTCTTCAAAAGTAGCTAAAGAATTAGGGCTTTCAGAAGATGTGAAAATTACATATCGTGCAGGAGATCAGCCCAACAACGCCATGTCTTTAAATGTACTTAGTCCGGGTGAAATAGCGACTACTGCAGGAACGTCCGCAGTAATTTATTCGGTTAGTGAAAATCATGCTTTTGATAAAGATAATAGGATTAATACGTTTTTACATGTAAATAACCAGGAAAATGAAAACAGAAACGGAGTGATGGTCTGTATCAATGGTTCCGGAATTCTCTATCAGTGGTTAAGAAATATTTTGTCTTCTGGACGTGATCATATTGTTGATTATGAGTATCTGAATGAAGTGGCAGCACAATCAAAACCAGGTAGTGAAGGCTTGCTTTTTCATCCTTTCGGAAATGGCGTAGAGCGTATATTTCAGAATAAAGAAGTTTTGTCTGGAATATCGAATCTTAACTTCAATATTCATAAAACCTCTCATTTAGTACGAGCCGCCTGTGAAGGAATCGTATTTGCTATGAATTACGGTTTTGAAATTATGCAGGAAGTTGGCGCTTCTGGAAAAACAGTACGCGCCGGTAAAGATAACTTATTTCTGAGTCCGGTTTTTCAGGAAATTTTTGTGAATACGACCAATACCACACTTCAACTATATAAAACAAACGGTGCTGACGGAGCGGCCAGAGGTGCAGCCTATGGTTATGGGCATTATAAAACTTTAAAAGAAGCCTTTGATAGTTTGGAATGTTTACAAACCATAACACCTCAGCCAGCATTGGTAGAAGCCTATAAAACAATTTATAATAACTGGAAAAAAGCCATTAAATTTTAA
- a CDS encoding formylglycine-generating enzyme family protein, translating into MLKLSIYAILFFSLFFYSCKNEEEKRELKTNESKDTELQTSQKSNTVNPEDLLKQQPEEIETPEGMVWVSGVKFTMGASEGDPYALPREKPAHPVAVDGFFIDQTEVTNAQFKKFTAETGYVTVAERPIDWEQMKKQLPPGTPKPPDSVLQPGSLIFKKELENIANLNDYGQWWEWKTGADWKHPQGPQSDIEGKDNYPVVHIAYEDALAYASWAGRDLPTEAEWEAAAHGKLHGGIYTWGDDESKLNKEANTWQGEFPVKNIPEDGYKYAAPVKSFPSNSLNLYDMAGNVWEFTKDNFNTRYYQDALQQGELLNPKGSTTYFNEDNPYQKEKVIKGGSFLCNKSYCASYRISSRMGTSMDSGTDHLGFRTVKRVK; encoded by the coding sequence ATGCTAAAATTATCAATATATGCTATTCTTTTTTTTAGTCTGTTTTTTTATTCCTGTAAAAATGAAGAGGAAAAAAGAGAATTGAAAACTAATGAAAGCAAGGATACCGAGTTACAAACTTCACAAAAAAGCAATACGGTAAACCCTGAAGATCTTTTGAAACAGCAACCAGAAGAAATTGAAACTCCAGAAGGTATGGTTTGGGTATCTGGTGTAAAATTTACAATGGGAGCATCAGAAGGTGATCCTTATGCTTTACCTAGAGAAAAACCAGCACATCCTGTGGCAGTAGACGGTTTTTTTATAGATCAAACCGAAGTAACCAATGCACAGTTTAAAAAATTTACAGCTGAAACAGGATATGTGACCGTGGCAGAGCGCCCAATCGATTGGGAACAAATGAAAAAACAACTACCACCGGGAACCCCCAAACCCCCTGATAGTGTTTTACAACCAGGCTCTTTAATATTTAAAAAAGAGCTGGAAAATATAGCCAACCTTAATGATTACGGCCAGTGGTGGGAATGGAAAACGGGAGCCGATTGGAAACATCCGCAAGGACCACAAAGCGATATAGAAGGAAAAGATAATTACCCGGTAGTTCATATAGCTTATGAAGATGCTTTGGCCTATGCCAGTTGGGCAGGGCGTGACCTACCTACTGAAGCTGAGTGGGAAGCGGCAGCACATGGTAAACTTCATGGCGGAATTTACACCTGGGGTGACGACGAATCTAAGTTGAATAAAGAAGCTAATACCTGGCAGGGAGAATTTCCGGTTAAAAATATTCCAGAAGATGGTTATAAATATGCCGCACCGGTAAAATCTTTTCCGTCAAACAGTCTTAATTTATATGATATGGCGGGTAATGTTTGGGAATTTACTAAAGATAATTTTAATACCAGATATTATCAGGATGCTTTACAACAGGGGGAGTTATTAAACCCTAAAGGATCGACCACTTATTTTAATGAAGACAATCCTTACCAAAAGGAAAAAGTGATAAAAGGAGGTTCCTTTTTATGTAATAAATCCTATTGTGCCAGTTATCGTATTTCATCTAGAATGGGAACATCAATGGATTCTGGTACAGATCATTTGGGTTTTAGAACAGTAAAGCGGGTAAAATAG
- a CDS encoding T9SS type A sorting domain-containing protein: MVKKLLVCVGLLLCLNSYAQDLTFTYDAAGNQTFRGPGQTTTSIQNFAATSNDTIQNLENTPINDELIVINAAPNPTSGHIRVEWQNTSQVYFKEMTLLTYTNQALSRYQFNKDTNSYAIDLSRYPQGVYIAIFTTNRGTTQPYRIIKK; the protein is encoded by the coding sequence ATGGTTAAAAAACTACTAGTTTGTGTAGGGCTTCTGCTGTGCCTAAATTCCTACGCGCAAGATCTCACATTTACCTACGATGCTGCGGGAAATCAAACATTTCGTGGACCAGGTCAGACAACTACTTCCATTCAAAATTTTGCCGCTACCAGTAATGATACGATTCAAAATCTTGAGAATACACCTATCAATGATGAACTTATCGTTATCAATGCCGCGCCAAATCCAACCTCTGGCCATATTCGTGTAGAATGGCAAAATACTTCTCAAGTTTATTTTAAAGAAATGACCCTTCTAACCTACACCAACCAGGCCCTTTCCAGATATCAATTTAATAAGGATACCAACAGCTATGCCATTGACCTATCAAGATATCCACAGGGCGTTTATATAGCTATTTTTACTACTAACCGTGGTACCACCCAACCTTATAGAATCATTAAAAAATAA